Proteins encoded within one genomic window of Granulicella pectinivorans:
- a CDS encoding Ig-like domain repeat protein, translating into MAASGVEATTVPVSVPAGLAYDAVGNLYIAAMNDQVIRKVDLNGIITTVVGTGEQGFGGDGGAALSAQLDSPAGIAIDGSGNLYIADSHNHRIREVVNGVISTIAGTGTAGFSGDGAAATSAQLNLPTAVSVDASGNLYIADTNNQRIRKVVAGTITTVAGTGEQIYSGDGGPALLAGLDSPNGVAADTLVAGKFYIGDTHNQRVRQVDASGIISTLAGTGTKAFSGDGSSGVGAGLARPRGLAVDTSGRILIADSDNNRVRLLANGTIATIAGDGEQTFAGDTGLAIDAALDTPRTTAVSNSGLIALTDTNNQRVRGITLSGAIATLAGIAPSSTESLVLSGVTSTVYGSGSLTATFNYGSATATGTVTLLDGTTAAGTATFSSNTATFSLATLTAGQHTLTASYAGDTNNPAIVSGVYLVTVTPLAIVATANPVSILYGQPIPTLTGTLTGVLPADTANVTAVFATTATQGSQTGLYPITVSLTGSAAPNYSVSLVTGGQSGPDGVTIAPASSRTVLTTSNASPAYSVSTTLTATVTASTSGTATGTVQFLNGATVLGTSALNAGGVATLPVSTLPLGVNSVTAVYSGDTNLTTSTSASVTETVTPFALVATANPVSVLYGQPIPALTGTLTGVAQADAANVTAVFATTATQGARSGVYPITVTLTGSAAANYTVSLSGTPAVTIAAAGSRTVLASSNASIVFSTPITLTATVTSLTSGTPTGTVQFLNGTTVLGTVAVNAGGVATLVVSTLPIGVNALTAVYAGDTNFATSASTAIAETVGSSDFSFNLATGGNGTQTVTPGLSATFPFTVAPTLATFPQAVTFTVSGLPPGATYTLSPASIAAGAGSTAMTLTVQTSNLAGKLAPAPMPRRHGWPAVALGLLLLPFGTRRFRRLSRRFSRRGLMLVWMVFGLAAAGALSGCGAGGFFNQQQQSYNIVVTATSGSISHTASVTLTVQ; encoded by the coding sequence TTGGCTGCGAGCGGTGTTGAGGCGACGACTGTTCCTGTTTCTGTTCCTGCTGGTCTTGCGTACGATGCAGTGGGGAATCTTTATATCGCTGCGATGAACGACCAGGTGATCCGGAAGGTTGACCTGAACGGAATAATCACGACGGTGGTTGGCACCGGCGAGCAGGGTTTTGGTGGCGATGGTGGTGCTGCGCTCTCGGCGCAGCTTGACTCCCCGGCCGGTATCGCGATCGACGGCTCCGGCAACCTGTATATTGCGGACTCGCATAACCACCGGATTCGCGAGGTGGTGAACGGCGTGATCAGCACCATCGCGGGCACGGGCACGGCAGGCTTCTCCGGCGATGGAGCCGCCGCGACGAGCGCGCAGTTGAACCTTCCCACCGCCGTCAGCGTCGATGCTTCCGGCAACCTGTACATCGCGGACACGAACAACCAGCGCATCCGCAAGGTGGTGGCGGGTACGATCACGACGGTCGCGGGTACTGGCGAACAGATCTACTCCGGCGATGGTGGCCCCGCTCTTCTGGCCGGTCTCGATTCGCCCAACGGCGTTGCGGCCGATACGCTGGTCGCAGGCAAGTTCTACATCGGCGATACGCATAACCAGCGGGTTCGCCAGGTGGATGCCTCCGGGATCATCAGCACGCTGGCGGGCACGGGCACGAAGGCCTTCTCGGGCGACGGTTCGAGCGGTGTGGGAGCCGGCCTCGCTCGGCCCCGCGGCCTGGCCGTGGACACCAGCGGTCGCATCCTGATCGCGGACTCCGACAACAACCGCGTGCGGCTTCTCGCCAACGGTACTATCGCGACGATCGCGGGGGACGGTGAGCAGACCTTTGCGGGGGACACGGGTCTGGCGATCGACGCGGCTCTCGATACACCGCGTACCACCGCCGTGAGCAACTCCGGCCTCATCGCCCTGACCGATACGAACAACCAGCGCGTGCGGGGCATCACCCTGTCCGGCGCCATCGCGACGCTGGCCGGCATCGCTCCCAGCTCGACCGAGTCGCTGGTGCTGAGCGGCGTCACCAGCACGGTCTACGGCAGCGGCTCGTTGACCGCCACATTCAACTACGGCAGCGCCACGGCGACCGGAACGGTAACGCTTCTCGATGGCACGACCGCAGCCGGCACCGCAACGTTCAGCAGCAACACCGCTACGTTCTCGCTGGCGACCCTGACCGCCGGCCAGCACACCCTTACGGCGTCCTACGCGGGCGATACGAACAACCCGGCGATCGTCAGCGGCGTGTACCTCGTCACGGTGACGCCGCTTGCCATTGTCGCCACGGCGAACCCGGTCTCGATCCTGTACGGTCAGCCGATTCCCACGCTGACCGGCACCCTGACGGGCGTCCTTCCCGCCGATACAGCCAACGTCACGGCGGTCTTCGCGACGACCGCGACGCAGGGTTCGCAGACCGGCCTCTATCCCATCACGGTGTCGCTGACGGGCTCCGCCGCGCCCAACTATAGCGTCTCTCTCGTGACGGGCGGCCAGAGCGGCCCCGACGGTGTCACCATCGCGCCGGCCTCCAGCAGGACAGTTCTGACGACCTCGAACGCCTCCCCGGCCTACTCGGTCTCGACGACGCTGACCGCGACCGTCACGGCCTCGACGAGCGGCACGGCGACCGGAACGGTCCAGTTCCTGAACGGTGCCACGGTCCTCGGGACATCGGCCCTGAACGCCGGCGGTGTTGCAACGCTGCCGGTCTCGACCCTTCCCCTGGGCGTCAACTCGGTCACGGCGGTCTACTCGGGCGATACCAACCTGACCACCAGCACCTCCGCCTCCGTCACGGAGACGGTGACGCCGTTTGCCCTGGTCGCCACGGCGAACCCGGTCTCGGTGCTCTACGGCCAGCCGATCCCGGCGTTGACCGGCACGCTCACCGGCGTCGCCCAGGCGGATGCGGCGAACGTCACGGCGGTCTTCGCGACGACCGCCACGCAGGGCGCGCGCTCCGGCGTCTATCCGATCACGGTGACGCTGACGGGCTCCGCCGCAGCCAACTACACGGTCTCGCTCTCGGGTACGCCAGCCGTCACCATCGCGGCGGCTGGAAGCAGGACGGTCCTCGCGAGCTCGAACGCCTCCATCGTCTTCTCCACGCCCATCACGCTGACCGCGACGGTCACGTCCCTGACGAGCGGGACGCCGACCGGAACGGTGCAGTTCCTGAACGGCACCACGGTGCTCGGCACGGTGGCGGTGAACGCCGGCGGCGTCGCAACGCTTGTGGTCTCGACCCTGCCGATCGGCGTGAACGCGCTCACCGCGGTCTACGCGGGCGATACGAACTTCGCGACCAGCGCGTCGACGGCGATCGCGGAGACGGTGGGGTCCTCCGACTTCAGCTTCAACCTCGCCACCGGCGGCAACGGCACGCAGACGGTCACGCCCGGCCTGAGCGCAACCTTCCCCTTCACGGTCGCGCCGACGCTGGCGACCTTCCCGCAGGCCGTGACCTTCACGGTCTCCGGTCTGCCGCCGGGCGCGACCTACACGCTGTCGCCGGCCTCGATCGCGGCGGGCGCCGGAAGCACGGCGATGACCCTGACGGTGCAGACCTCGAACCTGGCCGGCAAGCTGGCTCCCGCGCCCATGCCCCGGCGCCACGGATGGCCCGCGGTTGCCCTGGGACTGCTGTTGCTGCCCTTCGGTACGCGTCGCTTCCGGCGTCTGTCCAGGCGCTTCAGCAGGCGCGGTCTGATGTTGGTCTGGATGGTCTTCGGTCTGGCGGCCGCGGGTGCTCTCTCGGGTTGCGGTGCAGGCGGGTTCTTCAACCAGCAGCAGCAGAGCTACAACATCGTGGTCACCGCGACAAGCGGATCGATCTCGCACACGGCCAGCGTCACGCTGACCGTGCAGTAA
- a CDS encoding phage tail protein — MPYLGEITMFAGPFTPEGWKICAGQEMSVQHNQALYSIIGNQYGGDNRVFYLPDLRDRFPVQPATKYQVGKQGGATQYKIAPENLPTQVHTVNDPGHKHVVDLSSAPHTSAFAVPTVPGEASRATTTAGTTGTGKSGMTVTQVPLTITPPSLSINFIICVEGGDYPPRSDD; from the coding sequence ATGCCTTACCTTGGAGAGATTACGATGTTTGCCGGCCCCTTCACCCCGGAGGGCTGGAAGATCTGCGCTGGGCAGGAGATGAGCGTCCAGCACAACCAGGCGCTCTACAGCATCATCGGGAATCAATATGGCGGAGATAACAGGGTCTTCTACCTGCCGGACCTGCGCGACCGCTTTCCAGTGCAACCTGCTACGAAGTACCAGGTGGGCAAGCAGGGAGGAGCGACTCAGTACAAGATTGCCCCGGAGAACCTGCCCACCCAAGTTCATACCGTGAACGACCCAGGCCACAAGCATGTGGTCGACCTGAGCTCAGCCCCCCATACCTCCGCCTTTGCCGTTCCCACAGTCCCCGGAGAGGCTAGCCGAGCAACCACTACCGCGGGAACCACGGGCACCGGCAAGAGCGGCATGACCGTCACCCAGGTCCCGCTCACCATCACCCCGCCCAGCCTCTCGATCAACTTCATCATCTGCGTCGAGGGTGGCGATTACCCCCCACGCTCCGACGACTAG